In one Salipiger abyssi genomic region, the following are encoded:
- a CDS encoding RelA/SpoT family protein — translation MIAAEDLVALVRNYNPKTNEELIRAAYDFGRAMHEGQFRHSGEPYFTHPVAVAAILTEQQLDDATIITALLHDTIEDTRASYSDIAERFGEDVAGLVDGVTKLTNLQLSSSETKQAENFRKLFMAMSKDLRVILVKLADRLHNMRTIKAMRPEKQVQKARETMDIYAPLAGRMGMQWMREELEDLAFRVLNPEGRASIIRRFITLQKEAGDVIHRITGDMRHELEEAGIDAEVFGRAKKPYSIWRKMQEKGMGFSRLSDIYGFRVITRNEMDCYRALGVIHQRWRSVPGRFKDYISQPKSNGYRSIHTTVSGRDGKRVEVQIRTRQMHEVAETGVAAHWSYRDGERAENPFAVDPAKWIASLTEQFDAEQDHDEFLEAVKLEMYSDKVFCFTPKGDVVKLPRGATPLDYAYAIHTRIGSACVGAKVDGIRVPLWTRLKNGQSVEIITAEGQTPQATWLDIATTGKARTAIRRALREAGRERFIKLGNELARSAFEHVGKKATDKVLEKAAQTLRLDSKDELLARLGSAELTSREVVHAVYPDLGPGDEAEVDAHRAVIGLEAGTGFTRARCCQPLPGERIIGITHRGKGVTVHTIDCESLAAYEDQPDRWLDLRWAEGTHPAAYDVTLELTIGNDTGVLGRVCTLIGERLANISDMTFVDRKPDFFRIRMDVEFRDAEHLHSVISALEAESDVASVHRRRDASLAAIPAAAE, via the coding sequence ATGATCGCGGCGGAAGACCTGGTTGCGCTGGTCCGCAACTATAACCCCAAGACCAATGAAGAACTCATCCGTGCGGCCTATGATTTCGGCCGCGCGATGCATGAGGGGCAGTTCCGCCATTCCGGCGAGCCCTATTTCACCCATCCCGTCGCCGTTGCCGCCATCCTGACCGAGCAGCAGCTCGACGACGCCACGATCATCACCGCGCTGCTGCACGACACGATCGAGGACACCCGCGCCTCCTACAGCGACATCGCCGAGCGCTTCGGCGAGGATGTCGCCGGGCTGGTCGACGGGGTGACCAAGCTCACCAACCTTCAGCTTTCGAGTTCCGAGACCAAGCAGGCGGAGAATTTCCGCAAGCTTTTCATGGCGATGTCCAAGGATCTTCGCGTGATCCTGGTGAAGCTCGCCGACCGCCTGCACAATATGCGCACGATCAAGGCGATGCGCCCGGAAAAGCAGGTGCAGAAGGCGCGCGAGACGATGGACATCTATGCGCCGCTCGCGGGCCGCATGGGCATGCAGTGGATGCGCGAAGAGCTCGAAGACCTCGCCTTCCGGGTGCTGAACCCCGAGGGCCGCGCCTCGATCATCCGCCGCTTCATCACGCTTCAGAAAGAGGCCGGCGACGTGATCCACCGGATCACCGGTGACATGCGCCACGAGCTGGAAGAGGCCGGCATCGACGCCGAGGTGTTCGGGCGGGCCAAGAAACCCTATTCGATCTGGCGCAAGATGCAGGAAAAGGGCATGGGATTTTCCCGCCTTTCCGACATCTACGGCTTTCGCGTCATCACCCGCAACGAGATGGACTGCTACCGCGCGCTGGGGGTGATCCACCAGCGCTGGCGCTCGGTGCCGGGGCGCTTCAAGGATTATATCAGCCAGCCGAAATCCAACGGCTACCGCTCGATCCACACCACCGTGTCGGGCCGCGACGGCAAGCGCGTGGAGGTGCAGATCCGCACCCGCCAGATGCATGAGGTGGCCGAGACCGGCGTCGCGGCGCACTGGTCCTATCGCGACGGCGAGCGCGCCGAGAACCCCTTTGCCGTCGATCCCGCCAAGTGGATCGCCTCGCTGACCGAGCAGTTCGACGCCGAGCAGGACCATGACGAGTTCCTCGAGGCGGTGAAGCTCGAGATGTATTCGGACAAGGTGTTCTGCTTCACGCCCAAGGGCGACGTGGTGAAACTGCCGCGCGGCGCGACGCCGCTGGATTATGCCTATGCGATCCACACCCGCATCGGTTCCGCCTGCGTCGGCGCCAAGGTCGACGGCATCCGCGTGCCGCTCTGGACCCGGCTCAAGAACGGCCAGTCGGTCGAGATCATCACCGCCGAGGGCCAGACCCCGCAGGCCACCTGGCTCGACATCGCCACCACCGGCAAGGCGCGCACCGCGATCCGCCGGGCGCTGCGCGAGGCCGGGCGCGAGCGCTTCATCAAGCTCGGCAACGAGCTGGCGCGCTCTGCCTTCGAGCATGTGGGCAAGAAAGCCACCGACAAGGTGCTGGAAAAGGCCGCTCAGACTCTGAGGCTCGACAGCAAGGACGAGCTGCTGGCGCGGCTTGGCAGCGCCGAGCTGACCTCGCGCGAGGTGGTGCATGCAGTCTATCCCGATCTCGGCCCCGGCGACGAGGCCGAAGTCGATGCGCATCGCGCGGTGATCGGGCTCGAGGCGGGCACCGGCTTTACCCGCGCGCGCTGCTGCCAGCCCCTGCCCGGCGAGCGGATCATCGGCATCACTCATCGCGGCAAGGGCGTGACCGTGCACACGATCGACTGCGAGTCGCTGGCCGCCTACGAGGACCAGCCCGACCGCTGGCTCGACCTGCGATGGGCCGAGGGCACGCACCCGGCCGCCTATGATGTAACCCTGGAGCTAACCATCGGGAACGATACCGGGGTTCTGGGCCGCGTTTGTACCTTGATCGGCGAACGCTTGGCCAATATCTCGGACATGACCTTCGTCGACCGGAAGCCCGACTTTTTCCGGATCAGGATGGATGTCGAGTTCCGCGATGCCGAGCATTTGCACTCGGTGATCTCGGCGCTCGAGGCCGAAAGCGACGTCGCCTCGGTGCACCGCCGCCGGGATGCCTCGCTGGCGGCGATTCCGGCGGCGGCCGAATAG
- a CDS encoding DUF2062 domain-containing protein yields MVFKRRDRRPFWRIVLELFWPRGGWGRAARYVQHRLHRLPDPPEKIARGIFAGVFTTFTPFYGLHFVIAGTLAWILRGNIVASLLGTFFGNPLTYVPIAIASLRTGYWLLGIDRHEPHHKTLLQNFSDAGSDLWNNLVALVTGNPTDWTELMVFYDKVFYPYMIGGILPGIITALVAYYLSVPVIRAYQNRRRGVLKAKLAALKKKKKQAENGAPPE; encoded by the coding sequence TTGGTCTTCAAACGCCGCGACAGACGACCTTTCTGGAGGATCGTACTGGAGTTGTTCTGGCCGCGCGGCGGCTGGGGCCGTGCGGCGCGCTATGTCCAGCACCGGCTGCACCGCCTGCCCGACCCGCCGGAAAAGATCGCCCGCGGGATCTTTGCCGGGGTCTTCACCACCTTCACCCCGTTCTACGGGCTGCATTTCGTCATCGCCGGCACGCTCGCCTGGATCCTGCGCGGCAATATCGTCGCGTCGCTGCTCGGCACCTTCTTCGGCAATCCGCTGACCTATGTGCCCATCGCCATCGCCTCGCTGCGCACCGGCTACTGGCTGCTGGGAATCGACCGCCACGAGCCGCATCACAAGACCCTGCTTCAGAACTTCTCGGATGCGGGCAGCGATCTGTGGAACAACCTCGTCGCGCTGGTCACCGGCAATCCGACCGACTGGACGGAGCTGATGGTGTTCTACGACAAGGTCTTTTATCCCTACATGATCGGCGGCATCCTGCCCGGCATCATCACCGCGCTGGTGGCCTATTACCTGAGCGTGCCGGTCATCCGCGCCTATCAGAACCGCCGCCGCGGGGTGCTCAAGGCCAAGCTGGCGGCGCTGAAGAAAAAGAAGAAACAGGCCGAGAACGGCGCGCCGCCGGAGTGA